The stretch of DNA GCTTAACGCTTAACGCTTAACGCTTAACGCTTAACGCTTAACGCTTAACGCTTAACGCTTAACGCTTAACGCTTAACGCTTAACGCTTAACGCTTAATGCTTTACATCTAACATCTCCACCTTGTTATTAATTGTTACTTTTGATGAAATTAATTTCGCGTAATACAAGTGAGCAGAGAGGGTCTAAAATCATTTTTGAAGGCTTGTGTGGCGCATAAAACAAAAGACGATGAAAATTCATGAAGCCTACGATATTGGAAAATTATATGGATTAATTATTGAGTTGAGAAGTAAACGATTGAATCATCATATTTCGTTACATCCCAATCGATTGATTGATTTGCGAGAGAATATCGATATTTTAGCACAAGGTTTTGGAGCCCACGAATTAGTGATTTATCAGGATGAATTCTTGGGTGATCATGCTCCAAAATTATCTTTAGAAGAAGAATACCAAAGTCAAGAACATATTCAATTGACACTGGAATCCAATTATAAGGATTTAATACAAGTGCTACAAAAATATTATGAATCTGAAGATTCAGAAATGTTGATTGAAGATCTTTTTACGATATACGAAGCAGAAGTCGATCAGAGCTTCTAATGATTATGCCTCAACCCTTGGTTGAGGTATTTTTTTGGGCTTAAAGGAAAAATGACTTAACACCATATTGAAAATGAATTATCTTCGATACAGATACGATAAACCATGAAGAAATATTTATATCTGTTGGGATTCTTTTCGCTGTTCTGGAGCATTCAAAGTTGCGCACAGAAAAAGAAACCCCTTATTTATCCGGAACCCGTTGAATCGTCCCAAATCTCAATAAGTTCATTGAATAAATCACAAATCCAAGCGTTAGATCGTTTAGGTCGTGTTTGGGGATTTTTAAAATACCATCATCCGATGGTAGGAGAAGGGAAATATGATTGGGATCAAGAATTATTTCGAATTTTGACCAATTATTTAGTAGCTTCTACCCCTCAAGAACAGGAAAAATATCTTTTAGATTGGATTGAAACCTTAGGTGAAATTCCGCCTTGTACATCGTGTGCTGCATCTTCAGCTGAAGCCGTTCAACGTGCCCATCATGATTGGATTAATACTTCATTATCTTATGAACCGTTGAAACAAAAATTGACTGAAATATACCACAATCGTTATCAGGGGAAACATTATTATGTCACGACAAATAAAGGAAATGGTGCTGTGGAGTTCATCCATGAAAATATGTACCGTGAAACGCCGTATCCCGATGCAGCAACACGATTATTGGCGCTGTACAGGTATTGGAACAACATTCAATATTTTTATCCATACAAACATTTGACCGACCAATCTTGGGACAGCATATTGGTATCCTATATTCCAAAATTTATCGATGCTTCTGATGAATTGGCCTATGAATTAGTAGTCTTGCAATTAATGGCTGAAACCAATGATTCTCATGCGATGATAAAAGCTGGAAATGATCAAATCCTGAAGCAAAAAGGACAATATTATGCATCTTTTCGAGGGTCATTTATAGAAGATCAATTCATTATGGTAGATGATTATCAACCTCAATTCACTTCATCCATTGGTATTCAAAAAGGTGATCGTATCACACGCATCAATGGAAAATATGTAGAAGATATGGTAAAGGAATTAGCCCCGTATTATCCTGCATCGAATAAAGGATCTTATTTGCGTAATCTTGCAATGGATCTTT from Faecalibacter sp. LW9 encodes:
- a CDS encoding S41 family peptidase; translation: MNKSQIQALDRLGRVWGFLKYHHPMVGEGKYDWDQELFRILTNYLVASTPQEQEKYLLDWIETLGEIPPCTSCAASSAEAVQRAHHDWINTSLSYEPLKQKLTEIYHNRYQGKHYYVTTNKGNGAVEFIHENMYRETPYPDAATRLLALYRYWNNIQYFYPYKHLTDQSWDSILVSYIPKFIDASDELAYELVVLQLMAETNDSHAMIKAGNDQILKQKGQYYASFRGSFIEDQFIMVDDYQPQFTSSIGIQKGDRITRINGKYVEDMVKELAPYYPASNKGSYLRNLAMDLLRSNQSTMNITFESNGKSMELTIPLYPKDQLDYYTCYKTNPLDKGYHVMENNLGYISIAALKEKDILRLKKDLISTKGIIIDLRNYPNLRLPEELASYFVNDKVPYAKFSYPNVQHPGEFLVSAKNILRKQKVTYTGKVVVLVNEVTQSAAEFLAMALKVGPQTVIMGNQTAGADGNVISMILPGGIESWVSGLGVYYPDGRETQRIGIVPDIEVKPTRKGIQANRDEVLEAAIAYLK